A window of Tautonia plasticadhaerens contains these coding sequences:
- the tssK gene encoding type VI secretion system baseplate subunit TssK, with the protein MPGRMVYWHEGMFLRPQHFQAAERQARADLRASEEWFHPFGWGFRSIDLDRDAIGNFLAVLRSCEARFRDGTRVVIPHDADLDPVDLKPVLTATGEATLYLAIPALQRGRANVEARPTADGPRYWVDTVEYEDENTGADEQPIDVRRLRARLLISGQDQTGYEVLPLGRVVRSSHTEAPPQLDLTFVPPLLAVDGWPPLWRRLQALHYQVGATIEQLAGLVADRGVTFESQVPGDAETLLKLATLNGVFSHLESIGYLRGLHPLMLYAELCRTAGQLAIFTDARRPPNMPGYDHDAPGMPFRTVMSYIDQAMKSFPRAPFHKRYFERAGERLEVSLDPGWTNADKALYLGVETELSQQACLELMDKLDMKLGSGAKVEHYYRQRVQGLRVEPVGRPPRALPASAGLLYFQINREAAAWRDVSESNTLGIRMNMAQATFQSDRILSLAMPGSERTTNLQFALFVV; encoded by the coding sequence ATGCCGGGACGAATGGTCTACTGGCACGAGGGGATGTTCCTCCGGCCCCAGCACTTCCAGGCGGCCGAGCGGCAGGCCCGCGCCGACCTGCGGGCCTCGGAGGAGTGGTTCCACCCCTTCGGCTGGGGCTTCCGCTCCATCGACCTGGACCGGGACGCGATCGGCAACTTCCTGGCCGTGCTCCGCTCCTGCGAGGCCCGGTTCCGGGACGGCACCCGGGTGGTCATCCCCCACGACGCCGACCTCGATCCGGTCGATCTGAAGCCGGTCCTCACTGCGACGGGCGAGGCGACGCTTTATCTGGCGATTCCCGCCTTGCAACGCGGAAGGGCCAATGTCGAGGCGAGGCCCACGGCCGACGGCCCCCGATACTGGGTCGACACGGTCGAGTACGAGGACGAGAACACCGGCGCCGACGAGCAGCCGATCGACGTCCGACGCCTCCGGGCCCGCCTGCTGATCTCCGGGCAGGACCAGACCGGCTACGAGGTGCTGCCCCTGGGCCGGGTGGTGCGGTCGTCCCACACCGAGGCCCCCCCGCAACTGGATCTGACGTTCGTCCCCCCCCTGCTGGCCGTCGACGGCTGGCCGCCGCTCTGGAGGAGGCTCCAGGCGTTGCACTACCAGGTGGGGGCGACGATCGAGCAGCTCGCCGGGCTCGTGGCCGACCGGGGCGTGACCTTCGAGAGCCAGGTCCCCGGCGATGCCGAGACCTTGCTGAAGCTGGCGACCCTCAACGGGGTGTTCTCGCACCTGGAGTCGATCGGCTACCTCCGGGGGCTGCACCCGCTGATGCTCTACGCGGAACTCTGCCGGACGGCCGGCCAGCTCGCCATCTTCACCGACGCCCGGCGCCCCCCCAACATGCCCGGGTACGACCACGACGCCCCGGGCATGCCCTTCCGCACGGTCATGAGCTACATCGACCAGGCGATGAAGAGCTTCCCCCGCGCCCCCTTCCACAAGCGATACTTCGAGCGGGCCGGGGAGCGGCTGGAGGTCAGCCTCGACCCCGGCTGGACCAACGCGGACAAGGCGCTGTACCTGGGGGTCGAGACCGAGCTGAGCCAGCAGGCCTGCCTGGAACTGATGGACAAGCTGGACATGAAGCTGGGCAGCGGGGCGAAGGTCGAGCACTACTACCGGCAGCGGGTGCAGGGCCTGCGAGTCGAGCCGGTGGGACGGCCCCCCAGGGCCCTGCCGGCGAGCGCGGGGCTGCTCTACTTCCAGATCAACCGGGAGGCGGCCGCCTGGCGGGACGTCTCCGAGTCGAACACGCTGGGCATCCGCATGAACATGGCCCAGGCGACGTTCCAGAGCGACCGCATCCTCTCGCTGGCGATGCCGGGGTCCGAGCGGACCACGAACCTGCAGTTCGCCCTCTTCGTGGTCTGA
- a CDS encoding DotU family type IV/VI secretion system protein — protein sequence MTDAFARVIGPIIQHVLEFQRRVAQGDHPGLEAERAELLALLDSAGQRADSARETADAFPLARHALIYWVDEVLINSGWSHASDWRNHILEWDFYRERLGGERFYEMSREAEAKSNADALETYFLCVALGFRGQHGHAPRELQAWAERAYHRIAESARNPDHFLPEVPRAGDEGPLQPLPGPSILLTVSVLASASLLVSLAGYLAATGIMGS from the coding sequence ATGACCGACGCCTTCGCCCGAGTCATCGGCCCGATCATCCAGCACGTCCTGGAATTCCAGCGTCGCGTGGCCCAGGGCGACCACCCGGGCCTGGAGGCCGAGCGGGCCGAGCTGCTCGCGCTGCTCGACTCGGCCGGCCAGCGGGCCGACTCCGCTCGTGAGACCGCCGACGCCTTCCCGCTGGCCCGGCACGCGCTGATCTACTGGGTCGACGAGGTCCTGATCAATTCCGGCTGGTCCCACGCCTCGGACTGGCGGAACCACATTTTGGAATGGGACTTCTACCGGGAGCGGCTCGGGGGCGAGCGGTTCTACGAGATGTCCCGGGAGGCCGAGGCGAAGTCCAACGCCGACGCGCTGGAGACGTATTTCCTCTGCGTCGCCCTGGGCTTCCGGGGCCAGCACGGGCACGCTCCCCGGGAACTCCAGGCCTGGGCCGAGCGGGCCTATCACCGGATCGCCGAGTCGGCCCGCAACCCGGACCATTTCCTGCCCGAGGTCCCCAGGGCGGGGGACGAAGGCCCCTTGCAGCCGCTGCCGGGACCGTCGATCCTGCTGACGGTCTCGGTGCTCGCCTCGGCCTCCCTGCTGGTGAGCCTGGCCGGTTACCTCGCGGCCACCGGGATCATGGGGTCCTGA
- a CDS encoding FHA domain-containing protein: protein MIDIPSRRHQHALQIFDRSGQWVEWQRIGQAGLKIGRVKDTPQHHALSTMAARHLKLSYEDGRLVAEDMGSLNGVYRLVTRPIPLDDGQRFRVGRWYVIEFHRVAEPRQTEPLVGEDGEEFCAADLPILGHLDFIGRDGRSGPRHILTKGREPTVLGRGGRPGCPVDVALPNDDWISGIHAQLRQDGEDFFLEDLRSRNGTFAQMLRPTPVEPNDVLLVGQLRLRVVAVSDPLAHL from the coding sequence ATGATCGACATCCCGAGTCGGAGGCACCAGCACGCGTTGCAGATCTTCGACCGCTCGGGGCAATGGGTCGAATGGCAGCGGATCGGCCAGGCCGGCCTGAAGATCGGTCGGGTCAAGGACACTCCCCAGCACCATGCCCTCAGCACGATGGCCGCGCGGCACCTGAAGCTCTCCTACGAGGACGGCCGGCTCGTCGCCGAGGACATGGGCTCGCTCAACGGCGTCTACCGCCTGGTCACCCGCCCCATCCCCCTGGATGATGGCCAGCGGTTCCGGGTCGGGCGGTGGTACGTGATCGAATTCCATCGGGTTGCCGAGCCCCGACAGACCGAGCCGCTCGTGGGGGAGGACGGCGAGGAGTTCTGCGCCGCCGACCTGCCGATCCTCGGCCACCTCGACTTCATCGGCAGGGACGGCCGCTCCGGCCCCCGGCACATCCTCACCAAGGGCCGGGAGCCGACGGTCCTCGGGAGGGGGGGGAGGCCCGGCTGCCCCGTCGACGTCGCCCTGCCCAATGACGACTGGATCAGCGGCATCCACGCCCAGCTTCGGCAGGACGGGGAGGACTTTTTCCTGGAAGACCTCCGCTCCCGCAACGGCACCTTCGCCCAGATGCTCCGGCCCACGCCCGTCGAGCCCAACGACGTGCTGCTGGTCGGCCAGCTCAGGCTCCGGGTGGTCGCGGTCTCGGATCCGCTCGCGCATCTCTGA
- a CDS encoding type VI secretion system accessory protein TagJ has protein sequence MTAKHLLEDGRLGAAIDRLTADLKDRPDDAEGRIFLFELLGFAGQWDRASKHLDVLGATVADPQAAVGAGLYARLLESERQRSRLFKEGVRPRFALEPTEEVLLHLQAVEALRQGRPEEARSALDQAAERHRPSPGRSPSAPFDDIRDADDLLGPVLEVFAPAGYCWVPWQHVQFLEVSTPTRLRDLIWLPARLATFDGQLGEVHLPNLYHASSSSEDELIRLGRRTDWEELPGGIVRGLGQKVFLVGEADRTLAELAELHFDPPPELSPDGPAS, from the coding sequence ATGACCGCCAAGCACTTGCTCGAGGACGGACGCCTGGGGGCGGCGATCGACCGCCTGACGGCCGACCTGAAGGATCGGCCCGACGACGCCGAGGGCCGCATCTTCCTCTTCGAGCTGCTCGGCTTCGCCGGCCAGTGGGACCGGGCCTCGAAGCACCTGGACGTCCTCGGCGCCACCGTCGCCGACCCCCAGGCGGCGGTCGGGGCGGGGCTGTATGCCCGGCTCCTGGAGTCGGAGCGCCAGCGGTCCCGCCTGTTCAAGGAGGGAGTCCGGCCTCGCTTCGCCCTGGAGCCGACGGAGGAGGTGCTGCTCCACCTTCAGGCGGTCGAGGCGCTCCGACAGGGGAGGCCCGAGGAGGCCCGATCCGCCCTGGACCAGGCCGCCGAGCGGCACCGGCCGAGCCCCGGCCGGTCGCCCTCCGCCCCGTTCGACGACATCCGTGATGCCGACGACCTGCTCGGCCCCGTCCTGGAGGTCTTCGCACCGGCGGGATATTGCTGGGTCCCCTGGCAGCACGTCCAGTTCCTGGAGGTCTCGACGCCGACCCGGCTCCGCGACCTGATCTGGCTGCCCGCCCGCCTGGCGACCTTCGACGGCCAGCTCGGCGAGGTCCACCTCCCGAACCTGTATCACGCCTCCAGCTCGTCGGAGGATGAGCTGATCCGCCTCGGTCGGCGGACCGATTGGGAGGAGCTGCCCGGCGGCATCGTCCGGGGCCTGGGCCAGAAGGTCTTCCTCGTCGGCGAGGCGGACCGCACCCTGGCCGAACTGGCCGAGCTGCATTTCGACCCGCCTCCCGAACTCTCCCCGGACGGGCCCGCCTCCTGA
- the tssA gene encoding type VI secretion system protein TssA, which yields MSDEPEPDARPDTIPEPGPGPEAEFEPEVAPESDPLPEPEPEPEPEPEFEGNEPLASAATIDLRGLLAPIEGDQPSGQNLSYAPEYDVIREARKEDPPDLPLGEWKRDPKTADWDKVVETGIACLSSKTKDLQIAAWLTEALTKREDFAGLRDGLRLMLGIQRRYWDSYYPRIEDGDLESREGPFLLLNDPRVLPRTVRSVPLTDADERYDFQRYEESRKVDNEVRNDPERGPKLKAQGKITGEQFDKQVAATPRRYYEKIVADLRLARLALDAFEADTDERFGRDAPSLINLRDAMADCLRLLEPILKQKRESEPDARLDAILAGPPPAAAEAPVTPGGSDEIPEEGRPSSGGGSTVELGPAPQAAEFGKILIDFLPRARALNELGEKLEANRREHGELLSQMKALDLEYEQLSRQFSQSQEAYQLLGRLLKIPAWSPPPTSSGG from the coding sequence ATGAGCGACGAGCCCGAGCCCGACGCCCGGCCGGACACGATTCCCGAGCCCGGGCCCGGGCCCGAGGCCGAATTCGAGCCCGAGGTCGCCCCGGAATCGGATCCGCTGCCCGAACCCGAGCCCGAGCCGGAACCCGAGCCCGAATTCGAGGGGAACGAACCGCTCGCCTCGGCGGCGACCATCGACCTGAGGGGGCTGCTGGCACCGATCGAAGGGGACCAACCCTCGGGGCAGAATCTCTCCTACGCACCCGAATACGACGTGATCCGGGAGGCTCGCAAGGAGGACCCCCCCGACCTCCCGCTCGGCGAGTGGAAGCGCGATCCCAAGACGGCCGACTGGGACAAGGTCGTCGAGACGGGGATCGCCTGCCTGTCGTCGAAGACCAAGGATCTCCAGATCGCCGCCTGGCTGACCGAGGCCCTGACCAAGAGGGAGGACTTCGCTGGCCTCCGGGACGGCCTCCGGTTGATGCTGGGCATCCAGCGGCGGTACTGGGACAGCTATTACCCCAGGATCGAGGACGGCGACCTGGAGTCCCGGGAGGGGCCGTTCCTGCTGCTCAACGACCCGAGGGTGCTGCCCCGGACCGTCCGCTCCGTCCCCCTGACCGACGCCGACGAGCGGTACGACTTCCAACGCTACGAGGAGTCCCGCAAGGTCGACAACGAGGTCCGCAACGACCCCGAGCGAGGGCCGAAGCTCAAGGCCCAGGGCAAGATCACCGGCGAGCAATTCGACAAGCAGGTCGCCGCGACCCCTCGCCGCTACTACGAGAAGATCGTCGCCGACCTCCGGCTCGCCCGGCTCGCGCTCGACGCCTTCGAGGCCGACACCGACGAGCGGTTCGGCCGGGACGCGCCGAGCCTGATCAACCTCCGGGACGCGATGGCCGACTGCCTCCGGCTGCTGGAGCCGATCCTCAAGCAGAAGCGCGAGTCCGAGCCCGATGCCCGGCTGGACGCCATCCTGGCCGGCCCTCCCCCGGCGGCGGCCGAGGCCCCGGTCACGCCGGGCGGGTCGGACGAGATCCCCGAGGAGGGGCGCCCCTCCTCGGGCGGCGGCTCCACCGTCGAACTCGGCCCCGCCCCCCAGGCCGCCGAGTTCGGCAAGATCCTCATCGATTTCCTCCCCCGAGCCCGGGCGTTGAACGAGCTGGGCGAGAAGCTGGAGGCGAACCGCCGTGAACACGGCGAGCTGCTCTCCCAGATGAAGGCCCTGGATCTGGAATACGAGCAACTCTCCCGGCAATTCAGCCAGAGCCAGGAGGCGTACCAACTCCTCGGGCGCCTGCTGAAGATCCCGGCATGGTCGCCCCCCCCCACGTCGTCCGGGGGATGA
- the tssH gene encoding type VI secretion system ATPase TssH, translated as MGLDTGSLIKTLNSTCVDALQGAAGLCLSKTNPSVEVEHWLLKLLERPDSDLPRVFRQFDVDPSRLQRDLERAVDGFRTGNDRTPALSPLIDDLIREAWVLASIQFKQPKVRSATLLMALRTGDQLSRVARQISPELEKVDPEVLWSALPDIVAGSAEDAEAAAEAARGGPQPGGGAKGGATKTPALDQYTVNLTEQARSGRLDPVLGRDAEIRQMVDILIRRRQNNPILTGEAGVGKTAVVEGFARRVAEGDVPEALREVDVRTLDLGLLQAGAGVKGEFENRLKQVINEVKASSRPIILFIDEAHTMIGAGGQAGQNDAANLLKPALARGELRTIAATTWAEYKKYFEKDAALARRFQVVKVEEPAEPSAVTMMRGIVGTLERHHGVRILDEAVDAAVRLSARYITGRQLPDKSVSLLDTACARVAIGQAATPPAVEDTRRRIDALRTELAILDRESVTGARHDDRIAESRAELAAAEDRLAALEIRWEAERGLVAQIREVRDRIEQHHAEANDGNPAKLEPLRRELDERTAELRALQGEAPLMQVCVDSQTVAEVVAGWTGIPVGKMMTDEINAVLSLRERMEERVVGQSHALEIISRRVQTARADLSDPRKPVGVFLLVGPSGVGKTETALTLADTLFGGERSLVVINMSEYQEAHTVSSLKGSPPGYVGYGEGGVLTEAVRRKPYSVVLLDEVEKAHPDVMELFYQVFDKGMLEDGEGREIDFKNTVILLTSNVGTDLIMKLCADPETAPGPDGLSRSLRPELLKVFKPALLGRMDVVPYLPIGDDALRRIIRLQLGRVASRLRERHKAAFEYDDRLVEHIAGRCTEVESGARNVDHIINRSLLPELSREFLARMASGEGISRVLVSIDDGGEFRYELS; from the coding sequence ATGGGCCTCGACACCGGATCGCTGATCAAGACCCTGAACTCCACCTGCGTCGACGCCCTGCAGGGGGCCGCCGGGCTCTGCCTCTCGAAGACCAACCCCTCGGTCGAGGTCGAGCACTGGCTGCTGAAGCTCCTGGAGCGGCCCGATTCCGACCTGCCCCGGGTCTTCCGGCAGTTCGACGTGGATCCCTCCCGGCTCCAACGCGACCTGGAGCGGGCCGTCGACGGCTTCCGCACCGGGAACGACCGCACCCCCGCGCTCTCCCCCCTGATCGACGACCTGATCCGGGAGGCCTGGGTCCTGGCCTCGATCCAGTTCAAGCAGCCGAAGGTCCGCTCGGCCACCCTGCTGATGGCCCTGCGGACCGGTGACCAGCTCTCCCGGGTCGCTCGGCAAATCTCCCCCGAGCTGGAGAAGGTCGACCCCGAGGTCCTCTGGTCCGCGCTCCCCGACATCGTGGCCGGCTCGGCCGAGGACGCCGAGGCCGCGGCGGAGGCCGCCCGGGGCGGTCCGCAGCCTGGCGGCGGGGCGAAAGGCGGGGCGACCAAGACGCCGGCGCTGGACCAGTACACCGTGAACCTGACCGAGCAGGCCCGATCCGGCCGCCTCGACCCGGTCCTCGGCCGGGACGCCGAGATCCGGCAGATGGTCGACATCCTCATCCGGAGGCGACAGAACAACCCGATCCTCACGGGAGAGGCCGGGGTGGGCAAGACGGCCGTCGTCGAGGGATTCGCCCGTCGCGTGGCCGAGGGGGACGTCCCCGAGGCGCTCCGGGAGGTCGACGTGAGGACCCTCGACCTGGGCCTGCTCCAGGCCGGGGCGGGGGTGAAGGGGGAGTTCGAGAACCGCCTGAAGCAGGTGATCAACGAGGTCAAGGCGTCATCCAGGCCGATCATCCTGTTCATCGACGAGGCCCACACGATGATCGGCGCCGGCGGCCAGGCCGGGCAGAACGACGCCGCCAACCTGCTCAAGCCGGCCCTCGCCCGGGGCGAGCTGCGGACGATCGCCGCCACCACCTGGGCCGAGTACAAGAAGTACTTCGAGAAGGACGCCGCCCTGGCCCGCCGCTTCCAGGTCGTCAAGGTCGAGGAGCCGGCCGAGCCCTCGGCAGTGACGATGATGCGGGGGATCGTCGGCACCCTGGAGCGGCACCACGGCGTCCGGATCCTCGACGAGGCGGTCGACGCCGCCGTCCGCCTCTCGGCCCGATACATCACCGGGAGGCAACTGCCGGACAAGTCGGTCAGCCTGCTCGACACCGCCTGCGCCCGCGTCGCCATCGGCCAGGCCGCGACGCCCCCGGCGGTCGAGGACACGAGGCGTCGGATCGACGCCCTGCGGACCGAGCTGGCGATCCTCGATCGCGAGTCCGTCACCGGCGCCCGACACGACGACCGCATCGCCGAGTCCCGAGCCGAACTGGCCGCCGCCGAGGACCGCCTCGCCGCCCTGGAGATCCGCTGGGAGGCCGAGCGGGGCCTCGTCGCCCAAATCCGCGAGGTCCGCGATCGGATCGAGCAGCACCACGCCGAGGCGAACGACGGCAATCCGGCCAAGCTCGAGCCGCTTCGCCGGGAGCTGGACGAGCGGACGGCGGAGCTGCGGGCCCTCCAGGGCGAGGCGCCCCTGATGCAGGTCTGCGTCGATTCGCAGACCGTCGCTGAGGTCGTCGCGGGATGGACCGGGATCCCGGTCGGCAAGATGATGACCGACGAGATCAACGCCGTGCTCTCGCTCCGGGAGCGGATGGAGGAGCGGGTCGTCGGCCAGTCCCACGCATTGGAGATCATCAGCCGGCGCGTCCAGACCGCCCGCGCCGACCTGTCCGACCCGCGCAAGCCGGTCGGCGTCTTTTTGCTCGTCGGCCCCAGCGGCGTGGGCAAGACCGAGACCGCCCTCACCCTGGCCGACACCCTCTTCGGCGGCGAGCGGAGCCTTGTCGTCATCAATATGTCCGAGTATCAGGAGGCGCACACCGTCTCGAGCCTCAAGGGATCCCCGCCCGGCTACGTCGGCTACGGGGAGGGGGGCGTGCTCACCGAGGCGGTCCGCCGGAAGCCCTACAGCGTCGTGCTGCTCGACGAGGTGGAGAAGGCCCACCCCGACGTGATGGAGCTGTTCTACCAGGTCTTCGACAAGGGGATGCTCGAGGACGGCGAGGGACGCGAGATCGACTTCAAGAATACGGTCATCCTGCTGACCTCCAACGTCGGCACCGACCTGATCATGAAACTCTGCGCCGACCCCGAGACCGCCCCCGGGCCCGACGGCCTCTCCCGTTCCCTGCGCCCGGAGCTGCTGAAGGTCTTCAAGCCGGCGTTACTGGGGCGGATGGACGTCGTGCCCTACCTGCCGATCGGCGACGACGCCCTGCGGCGGATCATCCGCCTCCAGCTCGGTCGGGTCGCCTCCCGCCTCCGAGAACGCCACAAGGCGGCGTTCGAGTACGACGACCGCCTCGTCGAGCACATCGCCGGCCGCTGCACCGAGGTCGAGTCCGGCGCCCGCAACGTCGACCACATCATCAACCGCTCCCTCCTCCCCGAACTCTCCCGGGAATTCCTCGCCCGGATGGCCTCCGGCGAGGGGATTTCCCGGGTGCTCGTCTCCATCGATGACGGCGGGGAGTTCCGGTACGAGCTGTCCTGA
- a CDS encoding DUF6931 family protein: MMDDATHRLDDPSASAELLALASPSAESKAFADAMADQSPRVLVGGLAGDGHFPEAVKLLALALPRREAVWWACRCCRESLTGDEPPEALSALEAAERWAADPIEEHRRAAHAAAEASGMEAPAGCAAMGAFFGGGSIAPPNVPDVPPAPHLTAHVVAGAVMLCAVRSEPEKAPEKYRAFLALGFSVADGADRPPPIALPAGQPAPVSPRPAPPSAREDRWGEESTRPPVPNPRQSPDPAPRPPSPAPPRTRRWDEWE, translated from the coding sequence ATGATGGACGACGCCACTCACCGGCTCGACGATCCGTCGGCCTCCGCCGAGTTGCTCGCGCTCGCCTCGCCGAGCGCCGAGTCGAAGGCCTTCGCCGACGCGATGGCGGACCAATCGCCCCGCGTCCTGGTCGGAGGGCTGGCCGGGGACGGCCACTTCCCCGAGGCGGTCAAGTTGCTGGCGCTCGCCTTGCCCCGCCGGGAGGCGGTCTGGTGGGCATGCCGGTGCTGCCGGGAATCCCTCACCGGTGATGAGCCGCCTGAGGCCCTCTCGGCGCTGGAGGCGGCCGAGCGCTGGGCGGCCGACCCGATCGAGGAGCATCGCCGGGCGGCCCACGCCGCCGCGGAGGCCTCCGGGATGGAGGCCCCGGCCGGTTGCGCCGCGATGGGGGCCTTCTTCGGCGGCGGAAGCATCGCCCCACCGAATGTGCCCGACGTGCCCCCCGCGCCGCACCTGACCGCCCACGTCGTCGCCGGCGCCGTGATGCTCTGCGCCGTCCGATCCGAGCCGGAGAAGGCCCCCGAGAAGTACCGGGCGTTCCTCGCCCTGGGGTTCTCGGTCGCCGACGGCGCGGACCGACCGCCCCCGATCGCCCTCCCGGCGGGGCAGCCCGCCCCGGTGTCGCCCCGCCCCGCCCCGCCCTCGGCTCGCGAAGACCGCTGGGGGGAGGAATCGACGCGGCCTCCGGTCCCGAACCCGCGCCAAAGCCCCGATCCCGCACCCCGACCGCCCTCCCCCGCCCCGCCCCGGACGAGGCGGTGGGACGAATGGGAGTAA
- a CDS encoding PAAR domain-containing protein gives MGMPAARITDMHVCPMVTGVVPHVGGPILPPGGITTLIGGLPAARVTDMAVCVGPPDVIVLGSFTVLINGMPAARMGDMTVHGGVIVMGMPTVLIG, from the coding sequence ATGGGAATGCCCGCCGCCCGGATCACCGACATGCACGTCTGCCCGATGGTCACCGGCGTGGTGCCCCACGTCGGCGGCCCGATCCTGCCCCCCGGGGGCATCACGACGCTCATCGGCGGCCTGCCGGCGGCCCGCGTCACCGACATGGCCGTCTGCGTCGGGCCGCCCGACGTGATCGTCCTGGGCAGTTTCACCGTGCTCATCAACGGCATGCCCGCGGCCCGCATGGGGGACATGACCGTTCACGGCGGGGTGATCGTCATGGGGATGCCCACGGTGCTGATCGGCTGA
- a CDS encoding type VI secretion protein IcmF/TssM N-terminal domain-containing protein: MNLPELLFSKWLAGIVGVLSAMILSALAFPKLRSYVIRLGQFLIIPAILGLLALAAVLQWRRPPSGWGPSTRLPREFVGGYWVWMALLLIGAIASAVAFVRLSRRPGGASGPATEERYPDVEAAWGEIAIRLEHAGIVPEDQTYYLLLAPDEDEVRSLIETAGIQVFATVPDGPSPLRAFATSDGVLLSCVGASGFGQGDAAASGRLGAVCRGLRELRPDAPPVRGVTIAVPMPWVDRPESTADATAARDDLRAVRRSLGLRCPVFLLFTAMEHLPGFTEFVARMAATGTPQVLGQRVGFAVPSSEPFSGDLARKAMIWMSGWFHEWILNLLAADPLDASGNEHLITLDYEFLRRRKAFCAVMESVLATHRGGEPVLFRGCYFVATGPGKDERAFAAGLLRGPRGRILADHVATAWSDRSRQEDRRHVRAAIAVGAVAGAACLGLWAGIIRRAEWWGVAGLAALAVTWAVVLFRLPRR; encoded by the coding sequence ATGAACCTACCCGAGCTCCTGTTCTCGAAATGGCTCGCCGGGATCGTCGGGGTGCTGAGCGCCATGATCCTGTCGGCGCTGGCCTTCCCGAAGCTCCGGTCGTATGTCATCCGGCTGGGCCAGTTCCTGATCATCCCGGCGATCCTGGGGCTGCTGGCGCTGGCCGCGGTGCTCCAGTGGAGGCGACCGCCGTCGGGCTGGGGGCCGTCGACGAGGCTGCCCCGGGAATTCGTCGGCGGGTACTGGGTCTGGATGGCCCTGCTGCTGATCGGGGCGATCGCGTCGGCCGTCGCCTTCGTCCGGCTCTCCCGGCGACCCGGCGGGGCCTCGGGCCCGGCGACGGAGGAGCGGTACCCGGACGTGGAAGCCGCCTGGGGGGAGATCGCCATCAGGCTGGAGCACGCGGGGATCGTCCCCGAGGATCAGACATATTACCTCCTCCTCGCCCCGGACGAGGACGAAGTGCGATCCCTGATCGAGACGGCGGGGATCCAGGTCTTCGCCACGGTCCCCGACGGGCCATCGCCGCTCCGGGCCTTCGCCACCTCGGACGGGGTGCTCCTGAGCTGCGTCGGCGCCTCGGGGTTCGGCCAGGGCGATGCCGCGGCGTCGGGCCGGCTGGGGGCGGTCTGCCGGGGGCTCCGGGAGCTGAGGCCGGACGCCCCGCCGGTCCGCGGCGTGACGATCGCCGTGCCCATGCCCTGGGTCGACCGCCCCGAGTCGACCGCCGACGCCACCGCCGCCCGGGACGACCTGAGGGCGGTCCGCCGGTCCCTGGGGCTGCGATGCCCGGTCTTCCTGCTCTTCACGGCGATGGAGCACCTGCCCGGCTTCACCGAGTTCGTCGCCCGGATGGCGGCGACCGGCACGCCGCAGGTGCTCGGCCAGCGGGTCGGCTTCGCGGTGCCCAGCTCGGAGCCCTTCAGCGGGGACCTGGCGAGGAAGGCGATGATCTGGATGTCTGGATGGTTCCACGAATGGATCCTCAACCTGCTGGCCGCCGACCCGCTCGACGCGAGCGGCAACGAGCACTTGATCACGCTCGATTACGAGTTCCTCCGACGCCGCAAGGCGTTCTGCGCCGTGATGGAGTCGGTGCTCGCCACGCACCGGGGCGGGGAGCCGGTCCTCTTCCGGGGCTGCTACTTCGTGGCCACCGGCCCGGGGAAGGACGAGCGGGCCTTCGCCGCCGGCTTGCTCCGGGGGCCTCGGGGCCGGATCCTCGCCGACCACGTCGCGACGGCCTGGTCCGACCGTTCCCGGCAGGAGGACCGCCGCCACGTCAGGGCGGCGATCGCGGTGGGGGCGGTCGCCGGGGCGGCCTGCCTGGGGCTCTGGGCGGGGATCATCCGGAGGGCGGAATGGTGGGGCGTCGCCGGGCTGGCCGCCCTGGCCGTCACCTGGGCCGTCGTCCTGTTCCGGCTGCCGAGGCGCTGA